From Parasphaerochaeta coccoides DSM 17374, a single genomic window includes:
- the radA gene encoding DNA repair protein RadA produces the protein MKGKSIRYACTECGHTEAKWLGLCPSCGAWNSFVEEAVVPDTKGSARKLAPTTMKKPLPLAEIVVTEGFRFDTGMTELDRVLGGGVMRGASVLLGGEPGIGKSTLMLQVLGQCGAAGHKVLYVSGEESSAQIKLRAQRLDVPLNKVDVYCETRLEELASTILSSSPDVLVIDSVQTLWSSAIPSAPGTVNQIRACCMELVGLAKQSETAIFLIGHVTKEGQLAGPKVIEHLVDTVLYFEQASSGIRLVRAEKNRFGTVDEIGIFLMGEKGLTAVPDPSGFFLSRRNDGLTPAGIAYTAVVEGTRTFLVEIQALVVPAKGGFSRIYSDRIDSARVSRVAAVLEKHGGLRIGDHDIYVNVGGGMKLSEVSIDLPLALSLWSAMISRPLPDKLVSFGELSLAGEVRPVSFPDKRAKAAVDMGFPRLLVPSSASLDKKAGLCRASSISDALKVCGEIK, from the coding sequence ATGAAAGGGAAATCCATACGCTACGCATGCACGGAGTGCGGTCATACAGAAGCAAAATGGCTGGGACTCTGCCCTTCATGCGGAGCGTGGAACTCTTTTGTCGAAGAAGCTGTTGTTCCTGATACCAAAGGTTCTGCCCGTAAACTTGCTCCTACGACCATGAAGAAACCGCTTCCCCTTGCTGAAATCGTCGTCACGGAAGGCTTTCGCTTTGATACCGGAATGACGGAGCTGGACAGGGTACTGGGCGGTGGCGTGATGCGTGGGGCATCTGTCCTTCTTGGAGGAGAGCCCGGCATAGGGAAATCCACCTTGATGCTTCAAGTCCTGGGACAGTGTGGCGCGGCGGGACATAAAGTTCTTTATGTATCGGGGGAAGAATCCTCCGCGCAGATTAAGCTGAGAGCTCAGCGGCTGGATGTCCCCCTGAATAAAGTTGACGTCTATTGTGAAACACGGCTGGAAGAACTTGCTTCGACCATTTTGTCTTCTTCTCCGGATGTCCTTGTCATTGATTCCGTCCAGACTCTCTGGTCTTCTGCCATTCCTTCCGCGCCCGGCACGGTCAATCAAATCAGAGCGTGCTGCATGGAATTGGTAGGACTGGCAAAACAGTCAGAAACAGCAATCTTCCTTATCGGACATGTCACCAAGGAAGGGCAGCTTGCCGGCCCCAAGGTGATCGAGCATCTTGTTGATACTGTGTTGTACTTTGAACAGGCTTCTTCCGGTATCCGGCTGGTTCGGGCTGAAAAGAACCGTTTCGGGACGGTCGATGAGATAGGGATTTTCCTGATGGGAGAGAAGGGGCTGACCGCGGTTCCTGATCCGTCCGGATTTTTCCTTTCCCGCAGGAACGACGGACTGACTCCCGCAGGCATCGCGTATACCGCAGTGGTCGAAGGAACCCGGACTTTCTTAGTGGAAATACAGGCATTGGTCGTTCCGGCAAAGGGAGGCTTCTCCCGTATCTATTCGGATCGAATTGATTCCGCCCGTGTATCACGAGTCGCGGCTGTGTTGGAAAAACATGGTGGGTTGCGTATCGGCGACCACGATATTTATGTAAATGTCGGGGGAGGGATGAAGTTGTCCGAGGTTTCAATTGACCTTCCCCTTGCCCTGTCTCTCTGGTCGGCAATGATATCGCGACCGTTGCCGGATAAACTGGTCAGTTTCGGCGAGTTGAGTCTGGCTGGGGAAGTGAGGCCGGTAAGTTTTCCTGATAAAAGAGCAAAAGCGGCAGTGGACATGGGCTTTCCGCGTCTTCTTGTCCCGTCCTCCGCTTCCCTGGATAAAAAAGCAGGTCTTTGCCGCGCCTCAAGTATCTCAGACGCATTAAAAGTTTGTGGAGAAATAAAATAA
- a CDS encoding peptidylprolyl isomerase yields MSNKLADGLYAAIHTTKGDIILSLAYDKVPMTVANFVGLAEGALNLEKKGTPYYDGLVFHRVIPEFMIQGGCPKGTGTGGPGYYFPDEFDDSLLHDGPGTVSMANAGPGTNGSQFFITHVATPRLNGKHSVFGHVVEGQDVVDKIKQGDKINSINILRVGADAENYSVTQEAFSALVEKVARVAEEKKEQERKAVDQELKNRWPDAVKTPSGLRYVIVQEGKGTDSPARGAKVTVHYTGSLLNGKVFDSSTQRGTPAQFKIGEVIEGWNEALLTMHKDEKRTLIIPPELGYGTHGYPGVIPPDSYLVFDVHLISW; encoded by the coding sequence ATGTCAAACAAACTTGCTGATGGTCTGTATGCGGCCATCCACACAACAAAGGGGGATATCATCCTGTCCCTCGCCTATGATAAGGTTCCCATGACCGTTGCGAATTTCGTCGGTCTTGCGGAAGGTGCCTTGAATCTTGAGAAAAAAGGAACCCCATATTATGACGGACTGGTCTTCCATCGTGTCATTCCTGAGTTCATGATTCAAGGCGGTTGTCCTAAAGGGACGGGAACGGGGGGGCCTGGTTATTATTTCCCCGATGAGTTCGATGATTCCCTGCTCCATGATGGCCCAGGTACTGTTTCCATGGCAAATGCCGGCCCAGGAACCAATGGCAGCCAGTTTTTTATCACGCATGTCGCCACGCCAAGGCTTAACGGCAAGCATTCTGTCTTCGGCCATGTGGTAGAAGGACAGGATGTCGTGGATAAAATCAAGCAGGGAGACAAAATAAACAGCATCAATATACTGCGCGTCGGGGCTGACGCTGAAAATTATTCAGTGACTCAAGAGGCTTTTTCCGCCTTGGTTGAGAAGGTTGCCCGTGTTGCTGAGGAAAAGAAGGAACAAGAGCGCAAAGCTGTTGACCAAGAACTGAAGAACCGCTGGCCTGATGCGGTAAAAACTCCGTCAGGATTGAGATATGTCATTGTACAGGAAGGAAAAGGAACAGATTCACCTGCCCGTGGAGCAAAGGTGACAGTCCATTACACAGGCTCCCTGCTCAATGGTAAGGTATTTGACAGCTCGACCCAGAGGGGAACGCCCGCACAGTTCAAGATAGGGGAAGTCATAGAAGGCTGGAATGAAGCACTCCTGACGATGCACAAGGATGAAAAGCGCACACTCATCATTCCCCCTGAACTTGGCTATGGTACACATGGCTATCCTGGAGTCATCCCGCCAGATTCTTATCTTGTCTTTGACGTGCATCTGATAAGCTGGTAA